A single window of Sphingobacterium sp. ML3W DNA harbors:
- a CDS encoding OmpA family protein, with protein MEINLLNSAKEFFNEEALSKLGNSLGENKEKVKSAIGTIVPSLFLGLQKESGTGLNAILEKAKQYFGDFKFDDYLKTNTETGRINGLVDSEPISPHHNDLLQSIFGGKFDTIVSTLGSAIGANGATVEKLLSLSLPAVFSSLTQNGTNWNASAVTRLLDENKHNFAAALPAGLGLGAFGSPVTTSGEVVTPTANTTVDDKSIEAVLVSVPVDKDPAIIHPENVTDEAVSREEELTVVPPIVPPIDHVPIIPRPPVGATVDPLHTENPQSGGGGIWKLLIPIVIIAILWFLFGRGCKGDKDQVAVVDTMQTTAVDTSITVVAVTPVVRESLEVILPDGVKLQAYKGGIEDQLVQFLKTDYKALGEEELKDKWFNFDNLNFETGTAKVLPESEIQLANLAAILHAFPAATIKIGGYTDKTGNENFNKKLSQDRADVVKVFLVGKGPSGQVIGAEGYGSEFAKADADAPESERILDRIVAISVR; from the coding sequence ATGGAAATTAATCTTTTAAATTCTGCTAAAGAATTTTTTAACGAAGAGGCCTTATCTAAGCTTGGTAATTCCTTGGGAGAAAATAAGGAAAAAGTAAAATCAGCAATTGGAACAATTGTTCCATCGCTTTTTTTAGGATTACAGAAAGAATCTGGAACGGGATTGAATGCCATATTGGAGAAAGCGAAACAATATTTCGGAGACTTTAAATTTGATGACTATTTAAAAACGAATACTGAAACCGGACGGATCAATGGTTTGGTGGATTCCGAGCCTATCTCGCCCCATCATAATGATCTATTACAATCCATTTTTGGTGGTAAGTTCGATACGATTGTTTCGACTTTAGGAAGTGCTATTGGCGCTAATGGCGCAACAGTTGAAAAACTATTAAGCCTTTCTTTACCCGCGGTGTTTTCAAGTTTAACACAAAATGGAACCAATTGGAATGCCAGTGCTGTCACGCGATTGCTGGATGAAAATAAGCATAATTTTGCTGCCGCATTACCTGCAGGTTTGGGGTTAGGAGCATTTGGATCTCCGGTGACTACTTCTGGAGAAGTGGTTACACCTACAGCGAATACCACAGTCGATGACAAGTCTATTGAAGCCGTGTTGGTTTCCGTACCTGTAGATAAGGACCCCGCAATCATACATCCTGAAAATGTAACAGACGAGGCTGTATCAAGAGAGGAAGAGTTGACCGTAGTACCGCCGATTGTGCCACCTATTGATCATGTTCCCATTATTCCTCGTCCTCCGGTAGGGGCTACAGTAGATCCTTTACATACCGAAAATCCACAGTCTGGCGGTGGCGGTATATGGAAGTTATTGATCCCAATTGTTATTATTGCCATACTCTGGTTTTTATTTGGTAGAGGATGTAAAGGAGATAAAGACCAAGTAGCAGTGGTTGATACCATGCAAACAACGGCTGTAGATACCAGTATTACTGTTGTCGCAGTTACCCCTGTCGTTCGGGAAAGCTTAGAGGTCATCTTACCCGATGGAGTAAAATTACAAGCTTATAAAGGTGGTATAGAAGATCAGCTGGTTCAGTTTTTAAAAACAGATTATAAGGCATTAGGTGAGGAAGAATTGAAAGATAAATGGTTTAATTTTGATAATTTAAATTTCGAAACAGGAACTGCCAAAGTATTACCAGAAAGTGAAATTCAGTTGGCGAATTTAGCCGCAATTTTACATGCCTTTCCAGCTGCAACCATTAAAATAGGCGGATATACTGATAAAACAGGAAATGAAAATTTTAATAAAAAATTATCTCAAGATCGTGCAGATGTCGTCAAAGTCTTTCTAGTAGGAAAGGGACCAAGTGGTCAAGTGATAGGAGCAGAGGGATATGGTTCTGAATTTGCAAAAGCGGATGCTGATGCACCAGAGTCCGAACGTATATTAGATCGTATCGTAGCTATAAGTGTACGATAG
- a CDS encoding ABC transporter ATP-binding protein, which produces MTLSLLFKKIAPFAKPYKSLIFYTLILTLVGSFAAQINAFILKYTVDSISDLMVAKEPLSKGMHLIGIISGILLLKEIIYSFIQFGQKFYGEKLRIFIARDFSQRIVEKILTYKMAFYTSEENESGKLQTRIDSGISSLTRLVQNFFIDILPLFANAIVALVCMFLANVYVGLVGLAVIPIYFYISQNQAVKLSGFRRQMRKYRESKNNRIINLIDSILVIKSFVREPQEAERHEKIQFEMTENQMQTRKTSFIFDSLKNFIEQIAVVVIIVLTAYLVLDNQITIGAIMFHIMLFSNVSAPIRQLHRIYDEVNDALIYSESFFEILESDDLTEGSGTFKPEQIKGHISIQNVSFEYPNGTHALKNISFEIKPNQITALVGLSGAGKSTVINLLDKFYEPTAGQILLDGVDLRNYDTDFLRQNTGMVLQRNHIFKGSIFENIEYGKIGSSQEEIIQAAKDAYIHEQIMELPQGYDSGAHLLSGGQQQRIAIARLFLKNPPIIFLDEPTANLDAIATEQIKNSLDAIKKDRTVIIISHSISQIIDSNAIVVMEKGRVVEKGVHEDLYDLRGTYYKIFSAMANSLNLDKISKTLLH; this is translated from the coding sequence ATGACCTTATCACTTCTGTTTAAAAAAATAGCACCATTTGCCAAACCTTATAAAAGCCTTATTTTTTATACATTGATCTTAACATTAGTCGGTTCATTCGCGGCGCAGATCAATGCCTTTATATTGAAATATACGGTAGATTCCATTAGCGATTTGATGGTTGCTAAAGAGCCGCTATCTAAAGGAATGCATCTGATTGGAATTATTTCCGGTATTCTTTTGTTGAAGGAAATTATCTATTCCTTTATTCAATTTGGACAGAAATTCTATGGTGAAAAGTTGCGCATATTTATTGCGCGTGATTTTTCACAACGAATCGTAGAGAAAATTTTGACCTATAAGATGGCTTTTTACACTTCAGAAGAGAACGAAAGCGGAAAATTACAAACGCGAATCGATTCTGGTATCAGCTCCCTAACCCGGCTGGTTCAGAATTTCTTCATTGATATTCTACCCCTGTTTGCCAATGCTATCGTGGCATTGGTGTGTATGTTTCTGGCCAACGTATATGTCGGATTAGTAGGTTTGGCAGTCATCCCCATTTATTTTTATATTAGTCAAAACCAAGCTGTAAAGTTAAGTGGATTCCGACGTCAGATGCGGAAGTATAGGGAGTCGAAAAACAATAGGATCATCAATCTGATTGACTCTATATTGGTCATTAAATCTTTTGTCCGTGAACCCCAAGAAGCCGAGAGGCATGAGAAAATTCAATTTGAAATGACAGAAAATCAGATGCAGACTCGGAAAACGAGCTTCATATTTGATAGTCTAAAAAATTTCATTGAGCAAATTGCAGTGGTCGTGATCATCGTATTGACCGCTTATCTGGTGCTTGACAATCAAATAACAATAGGGGCGATTATGTTTCATATTATGTTATTCTCCAACGTTTCAGCGCCAATTCGTCAGCTACATCGTATTTATGATGAGGTCAATGATGCGTTGATCTACTCCGAATCTTTTTTCGAAATATTGGAATCTGATGATCTTACAGAAGGGAGCGGAACGTTTAAACCTGAGCAGATAAAAGGTCATATTTCGATTCAAAATGTTTCATTTGAGTATCCCAATGGAACCCATGCCTTAAAAAATATCTCCTTTGAAATAAAACCAAATCAAATCACAGCCCTTGTAGGACTGAGCGGTGCCGGTAAAAGTACCGTCATCAATTTACTCGATAAATTTTATGAACCAACGGCAGGTCAGATCCTTTTAGATGGAGTTGATCTGCGAAATTACGATACTGATTTTTTAAGACAGAACACGGGGATGGTATTGCAGCGTAATCATATTTTTAAGGGCTCAATTTTTGAGAATATTGAATATGGAAAAATAGGAAGTAGTCAGGAGGAGATTATACAAGCAGCGAAGGATGCTTACATCCATGAGCAGATCATGGAACTTCCGCAAGGCTACGATTCGGGAGCTCACTTATTATCCGGTGGTCAACAGCAGCGCATTGCTATTGCCCGGTTATTTTTAAAAAATCCACCTATTATATTTTTGGATGAACCTACCGCAAATTTAGATGCCATCGCGACAGAGCAGATTAAAAATAGTTTAGATGCTATCAAAAAGGACCGTACAGTAATCATTATTTCGCACAGTATTTCTCAGATCATAGATTCCAATGCGATCGTCGTCATGGAAAAAGGAAGGGTGGTCGAAAAGGGGGTTCATGAAGACCTTTACGACCTTCGCGGCACTTATTATAAAATATTTTCTGCCATGGCAAATAGCTTAAATCTCGATAAGATAAGTAAGACCCTGTTACATTAG
- a CDS encoding lipocalin family protein codes for MNTNINNTIMDKKKSLFILAATAVATLAYNAFKPIKSKVKVVEPFDIDRYLGSWYEIARLDFKWEKGLSQVTATYSKHEDGSIRVNNQGFHKQKNKWNQSVGKAKFIDLPTRATLKVSFFGPFYSGYHVVKIDKDYQYALVFGDTLDYMWILSREKVIPEEIKLDFLKYARNSGYAIEKLVWTLQD; via the coding sequence ATGAATACAAACATAAATAACACGATAATGGATAAGAAAAAATCACTCTTTATACTCGCCGCTACTGCAGTTGCTACTTTGGCCTATAACGCATTCAAACCTATTAAATCTAAAGTAAAAGTTGTTGAACCCTTTGATATCGATCGTTATTTAGGTAGCTGGTATGAAATAGCTCGGCTCGATTTTAAGTGGGAAAAAGGACTGTCGCAGGTAACGGCAACCTACAGTAAGCATGAGGATGGAAGTATTCGGGTTAACAATCAAGGATTCCATAAGCAGAAAAATAAATGGAATCAATCCGTTGGTAAAGCAAAGTTTATAGATCTGCCAACGAGAGCAACATTAAAGGTCTCGTTTTTTGGTCCATTTTACAGTGGATACCATGTCGTAAAAATAGATAAAGATTATCAATATGCACTCGTATTTGGAGACACATTAGATTATATGTGGATATTATCCAGAGAAAAGGTCATACCAGAGGAGATAAAATTGGACTTTTTAAAATACGCTAGAAACTCTGGTTATGCGATAGAAAAACTCGTATGGACCCTGCAAGATTAA
- a CDS encoding DUF4268 domain-containing protein encodes MYSREEVKQLKESFWTRFGQYMALHTSADGVKINWVNYRTGVKNLRFKMEADKRTAIIAIEWNHQDLSMRKLMWEQFEEYRNILKGILEEDWTWDLEVVDEYGKSVSMIYITMEGKSIFKQEDWPALISFFKPRLIALDEFWCDAQYGFELFKS; translated from the coding sequence GTGTATTCAAGAGAAGAAGTGAAGCAATTGAAGGAGTCTTTTTGGACTCGTTTTGGCCAATATATGGCATTGCATACATCAGCAGATGGAGTAAAGATCAATTGGGTGAATTATAGAACTGGAGTGAAAAATCTTCGTTTTAAAATGGAAGCTGATAAGCGCACCGCTATCATCGCAATTGAATGGAATCACCAAGATCTATCCATGCGTAAATTAATGTGGGAACAATTTGAAGAATACCGCAATATTTTAAAGGGTATTTTGGAAGAAGATTGGACTTGGGATTTAGAAGTCGTAGATGAATATGGAAAATCCGTCAGTATGATTTATATAACCATGGAGGGAAAGAGTATTTTTAAACAAGAAGATTGGCCAGCGTTGATTTCCTTTTTTAAGCCGCGATTAATTGCGTTAGATGAATTTTGGTGCGATGCCCAATATGGTTTTGAGCTTTTTAAAAGTTAA
- the fabV gene encoding enoyl-ACP reductase FabV — protein MIIQPRTRGFICLTSHPEGTAQNIKNQIEYVKSKGEIANGPKKVLVIGASTGFGMSSRISAAFGSGAATIGVFFEKPAAEGKPGTAGWYNTAAFEKEAQQAGLYAKSINGDAFSDEIKKQTIALIKQDLGQVDLVIYSLASPRRTHPKTGVAHASVLKPIEVPFTDKTVDFHTGVVSDITINPIDNEEEIANTVAVMGGEDWKFWIEDLKEAGVLAEGAKTVAYSYIGPELTYPIYRNGTIGRAKDNLEGTVPAINEILKDINGVSYVSVNKALVTQSSSAIPVVPLYISLLYKVMKEKGIHEGTIEQMQRLFAERLYTADGQVQLDEKGRIRVDDLEMRADVQAEVAALWDKACTENLSEISDIQGYRDEFFHLFGFNFEGIDYNADTNELVNVPSI, from the coding sequence ATGATTATACAACCAAGAACTAGAGGTTTTATTTGTTTAACCTCGCATCCAGAAGGAACTGCGCAAAACATTAAAAACCAGATTGAATACGTGAAATCCAAAGGTGAAATCGCTAATGGCCCTAAGAAAGTATTGGTTATTGGTGCATCTACGGGATTCGGTATGTCATCTCGTATTTCAGCAGCATTCGGTTCTGGAGCAGCGACAATTGGCGTATTTTTTGAAAAACCTGCTGCAGAGGGGAAACCTGGTACAGCTGGTTGGTATAATACTGCTGCTTTTGAAAAAGAAGCACAACAAGCTGGTCTTTATGCAAAAAGTATCAATGGCGATGCTTTTTCTGATGAAATCAAAAAGCAAACGATAGCCCTAATCAAACAAGACTTAGGTCAAGTGGATTTAGTAATCTATAGTTTGGCATCTCCAAGACGTACACATCCTAAAACAGGCGTAGCACATGCTTCTGTTTTAAAACCTATAGAAGTTCCTTTTACGGATAAAACAGTAGATTTTCACACAGGTGTGGTTTCAGATATTACCATCAATCCGATTGATAATGAAGAAGAAATCGCAAATACAGTAGCCGTAATGGGTGGTGAGGATTGGAAATTCTGGATTGAAGATTTGAAAGAAGCTGGAGTTTTGGCCGAAGGTGCTAAAACTGTTGCATATTCCTATATTGGCCCTGAATTAACGTATCCAATATACCGTAATGGTACGATTGGTCGCGCAAAGGACAATTTAGAAGGTACTGTACCTGCTATCAATGAAATCTTGAAAGACATTAACGGTGTTTCTTATGTTTCTGTTAACAAGGCTTTGGTGACGCAGTCAAGTTCAGCAATTCCTGTAGTTCCTTTATATATATCGTTACTATACAAAGTGATGAAAGAAAAAGGTATTCACGAAGGAACGATTGAGCAAATGCAGCGCTTATTTGCAGAAAGATTGTATACTGCAGATGGTCAAGTTCAATTAGACGAAAAAGGCCGTATCCGTGTAGACGATTTGGAAATGAGAGCTGATGTTCAAGCTGAAGTAGCGGCATTATGGGACAAAGCATGTACGGAAAACCTATCTGAAATTTCAGATATTCAAGGTTACCGCGACGAATTTTTCCACCTTTTTGGTTTTAATTTCGAAGGTATCGATTATAATGCAGATACAAATGAATTGGTCAATGTACCAAGTATCTAA
- the purH gene encoding bifunctional phosphoribosylaminoimidazolecarboxamide formyltransferase/IMP cyclohydrolase encodes MSHSVKIKNALVSVYYKDNLAPLIQLLNKYGVTFYSTGGTEAFIKDLGIDVVPVEDLTSYPSILGGRVKTLHPKVFGGILARRPLESDQQQLAQYEIPEIDLVIVDLYPFEETVASGASEEDIIEKIDIGGISLIRAAAKNFNDVVILSSKNDYTALEEMLANQEGTTTLEQRKDFAKLAFNTSSHYDTAIFNYFNKENTLDVFKQSEQKAQVLRYGENPHQKGVFYGDLEAMFTKLNGKELSYNNLVDVDAAVAIIDEFTEPTFAILKHTNACGVASRPTIKQAWVDALACDPVSAFGGVLITNGEVDAETATEINNLFFEVLIAPSYSEDAIAILTAKKNRIILVRKEVELPTQQFKTLLNGVIQQDKDNTVEGPEQMTAVTTVVPTAAQLEDLFFANKIVKHTKSNTIVFAKNGTLITSGVGQTSRVDSLKQAIEKANAFGFDLKGCSMASDAFFPFPDCVEIAADAGIAAVLQPGGSIKDQLSIDMCNEKGLAMVTTGVRHFKH; translated from the coding sequence ATGAGCCATTCTGTAAAGATTAAAAATGCTTTAGTGTCTGTATATTATAAAGACAACTTAGCACCATTAATTCAATTATTAAACAAATACGGTGTTACCTTCTATTCTACAGGTGGCACAGAAGCTTTCATCAAAGACTTAGGTATTGATGTAGTTCCTGTAGAAGACTTAACGAGCTATCCTTCTATTTTGGGAGGTCGTGTTAAAACATTACACCCAAAAGTATTTGGTGGTATATTAGCAAGAAGACCTTTAGAAAGTGACCAACAACAATTAGCTCAATATGAGATTCCAGAGATTGATTTAGTCATTGTTGATTTATATCCTTTTGAGGAAACAGTAGCTTCTGGTGCTTCTGAGGAAGACATTATTGAAAAAATTGATATCGGTGGTATTTCATTGATTCGTGCTGCTGCGAAGAACTTTAATGATGTTGTTATCCTATCTTCTAAAAATGATTATACAGCATTGGAAGAAATGCTTGCAAATCAAGAAGGTACAACAACTTTAGAGCAACGTAAGGATTTCGCGAAACTTGCTTTCAATACGTCATCACATTACGACACCGCTATTTTCAACTACTTCAATAAAGAAAATACGTTGGATGTGTTCAAACAATCTGAACAAAAAGCACAAGTATTACGTTACGGTGAAAACCCACATCAAAAAGGAGTTTTCTACGGTGATTTAGAAGCGATGTTCACGAAATTGAATGGTAAGGAATTATCATACAATAACTTGGTGGATGTAGATGCTGCTGTAGCTATTATTGATGAATTTACGGAACCTACATTTGCGATCTTAAAACATACAAATGCTTGTGGAGTTGCTTCACGTCCAACAATTAAGCAAGCTTGGGTTGATGCGCTAGCATGTGATCCTGTTTCTGCCTTTGGTGGTGTATTGATTACAAATGGTGAGGTTGATGCGGAAACTGCAACGGAGATCAATAATTTGTTTTTTGAAGTTCTAATTGCTCCTTCTTACTCGGAAGATGCGATTGCAATCCTTACAGCGAAGAAAAACCGTATCATTCTTGTTCGCAAAGAGGTTGAATTACCGACACAACAATTCAAAACGTTGTTGAATGGTGTTATTCAACAAGATAAAGACAATACGGTTGAAGGTCCTGAGCAAATGACTGCTGTAACGACTGTCGTACCTACTGCAGCTCAGTTGGAAGACTTATTTTTCGCCAATAAAATTGTTAAACATACCAAATCAAATACCATTGTATTTGCTAAAAATGGTACGTTGATCACTTCTGGTGTAGGTCAGACTTCTCGTGTTGACTCTTTGAAACAAGCGATTGAAAAAGCTAATGCTTTTGGATTTGACTTGAAAGGCTGTTCTATGGCTTCTGATGCTTTCTTCCCTTTCCCTGACTGTGTGGAGATTGCTGCTGATGCTGGAATCGCTGCTGTACTGCAACCAGGTGGCTCGATTAAAGATCAGTTATCGATTGACATGTGTAACGAAAAAGGATTAGCGATGGTGACGACAGGTGTACGTCATTTCAAACACTAA
- a CDS encoding DUF1697 domain-containing protein translates to MYIAILRGINVSGHHLIKMESLRTSLQGIGLQEVETYIQSGNIVFQSEITDVNLLESRIMNVILQDFGYHVPCLVLHSDDLYVIVNQNPLLKDPHNKLSYFHVTFLSKAPEIKDLTPILDKKLPDEAAVLMGRTIYLYCPYGYGKTKLTNNFIEAKLKVSATTRNWKTLQVLLKMVSKNSEK, encoded by the coding sequence ATGTACATAGCAATATTAAGAGGTATCAATGTAAGTGGTCATCATCTCATCAAGATGGAGAGTTTAAGGACCTCACTTCAAGGAATAGGCCTTCAGGAAGTCGAAACTTATATCCAAAGTGGGAACATTGTGTTTCAATCTGAAATAACCGATGTGAATCTCTTGGAAAGTAGGATAATGAACGTAATCCTCCAAGATTTCGGATACCATGTGCCCTGCCTAGTCTTGCACAGCGATGATCTATATGTTATCGTGAATCAAAATCCTTTGTTAAAGGATCCTCATAATAAGCTGTCCTACTTTCATGTTACATTTTTATCAAAGGCCCCCGAAATAAAGGACCTCACTCCTATTCTGGACAAAAAACTACCTGATGAAGCAGCTGTTCTCATGGGTAGAACAATCTATCTGTACTGCCCCTATGGCTATGGAAAAACTAAATTAACGAACAATTTCATTGAAGCTAAACTAAAGGTGTCGGCAACCACACGCAACTGGAAAACACTGCAGGTTCTTCTTAAAATGGTTTCAAAAAATAGTGAAAAATAA
- a CDS encoding S1/P1 nuclease, whose product MKNILKSLIVVALTLQISSVFAWGSTGHRVVAEVAERHLNKKAKRNIEKIIGKQKLAYWANWGDFIKSDPHEEFKKLGNSHFINTNPHLPWADFQLAMENSSEENLYKTVLRLEKSFSDKALPLEKKKQNLYMLIHLIGDAHQPMHVSKAEDQGGNKIEVSWFGKKSNIHRVWDSDLVDGEKYSYTEYATVLDILGKPETKQLQGGNLASWLYESNQLSDKIYADVAHNANLSYSYVYNNIYTMENCMLRGGLRLAKVLNDIFG is encoded by the coding sequence ATGAAAAATATACTAAAAAGTCTGATTGTAGTCGCATTGACCTTGCAGATTTCTTCCGTATTTGCTTGGGGATCCACAGGACATCGTGTTGTTGCCGAAGTGGCAGAACGTCATTTGAATAAAAAGGCTAAGAGAAATATTGAAAAAATAATCGGAAAACAGAAATTAGCCTACTGGGCAAATTGGGGCGATTTCATTAAATCTGATCCACATGAGGAGTTTAAAAAACTTGGAAATTCTCATTTCATCAATACCAATCCACATTTGCCTTGGGCAGATTTTCAGTTGGCTATGGAAAACTCAAGTGAAGAGAACTTATACAAGACCGTTTTGAGATTGGAAAAATCATTTTCGGATAAAGCATTGCCTTTAGAGAAAAAGAAGCAAAACCTTTATATGTTGATCCATTTAATCGGCGATGCGCACCAACCCATGCACGTGAGTAAAGCAGAGGATCAAGGCGGAAATAAAATTGAGGTGAGTTGGTTCGGTAAAAAATCTAATATTCACCGTGTGTGGGATTCAGATTTAGTCGATGGTGAAAAATATAGCTATACAGAGTATGCAACTGTATTGGATATTTTAGGTAAACCTGAGACGAAGCAATTACAAGGAGGAAACTTAGCAAGTTGGTTGTACGAGTCCAATCAACTGTCAGATAAAATCTATGCAGATGTAGCTCATAATGCGAACCTTTCTTACAGCTATGTTTACAACAATATCTACACAATGGAAAATTGTATGTTAAGAGGAGGCTTACGTTTAGCAAAGGTATTGAACGACATCTTTGGTTAG
- a CDS encoding multidrug resistance efflux transporter family protein yields the protein MTIDIIQDIPYFRNVNHDQNLSMPLTPKSKALWLGILASLFFASTFVLNRIMAVSGGGWQWSSALRFLWMLPVLLLIVVIRGNLKPLLIEMKRNLMPWLLWSTMGFGVFYALLTFGASYGPSWLVAGTFESTIIAGMFIGHFLQKKQDRQPFSKATLFFSCIILIGIVIMQMAEAKSTSWSTLLLGTIPVLIAAIAYPLGNRKMMALTQGSLDTYQRTLGMTLASMPFWIILMFFGYHEHGLPEQGQLLQTLLVALFSGVIATLLFFKGTELVQHDQKGLAAVEATQAMEVIFTLLGEIILLNSLFPNNLALLGIFLVVVGMYLHSKNH from the coding sequence ATGACTATTGACATTATCCAAGACATTCCCTACTTTAGAAATGTTAATCATGATCAAAACTTAAGCATGCCCCTTACCCCTAAATCTAAAGCACTTTGGCTTGGAATACTAGCCTCTTTATTTTTTGCCAGTACTTTTGTACTCAACCGTATCATGGCTGTATCTGGAGGTGGTTGGCAATGGTCATCGGCGCTTAGATTCTTATGGATGCTTCCCGTGCTATTGCTCATCGTTGTTATTCGAGGCAATTTGAAACCGTTGCTGATCGAGATGAAAAGGAACTTGATGCCGTGGTTGTTGTGGAGCACCATGGGTTTTGGGGTGTTCTATGCGCTCCTTACATTTGGTGCCAGCTATGGTCCCTCATGGTTGGTTGCTGGAACTTTCGAATCCACTATCATCGCCGGTATGTTTATCGGTCATTTCCTTCAGAAAAAGCAAGACCGACAACCTTTTTCAAAAGCGACACTCTTTTTCTCCTGTATCATTTTAATAGGCATTGTAATCATGCAGATGGCAGAGGCCAAATCGACCTCTTGGTCTACGCTATTGTTGGGGACTATCCCTGTTTTGATAGCAGCTATTGCTTACCCACTCGGCAATCGTAAAATGATGGCATTAACACAGGGTTCTTTAGACACCTATCAACGGACTTTAGGAATGACTTTAGCGAGCATGCCTTTTTGGATCATCCTGATGTTTTTTGGATATCACGAGCATGGGCTTCCCGAACAAGGACAACTGTTGCAGACGTTACTTGTGGCTTTGTTTTCAGGTGTTATCGCAACGTTACTTTTCTTTAAAGGAACGGAATTGGTGCAACATGACCAGAAAGGGTTAGCCGCGGTGGAGGCTACACAAGCGATGGAAGTTATCTTTACTTTATTAGGTGAAATCATCCTATTAAACAGCCTCTTTCCCAATAATTTAGCGCTATTGGGAATTTTCTTAGTGGTAGTCGGAATGTACCTTCACAGCAAAAACCACTAA
- a CDS encoding uridine kinase has protein sequence MNKKPYVIGIAGSSGSGKTFFLNCFLKHFSSKEVTLISQDDYYIPANTKTQEENRLYNFDLPTSIDRQAFYKDINDLFEGKTVYKEEYTFNNPALIPKMLEINPAPILIIEGLFIYHYTEVNKLIDHRIFLDADQDIAFERRLKRDLIERGYLEDDIRYKWVNHVLPSYSEFLLPYRDSCDQVIINNTDDPEPIWKITDDICEDLKKKIYK, from the coding sequence ATGAATAAAAAGCCATATGTCATTGGAATCGCGGGTAGTAGCGGCTCTGGTAAAACATTCTTTCTAAATTGTTTTTTAAAGCACTTTAGTAGCAAAGAAGTAACACTCATCTCACAAGATGACTATTATATTCCTGCAAACACAAAAACGCAAGAGGAAAACAGATTATATAATTTTGATCTCCCCACTTCGATCGATCGCCAAGCTTTCTATAAAGATATCAATGATCTGTTTGAAGGAAAAACGGTGTACAAGGAAGAATATACATTCAATAATCCTGCATTAATACCAAAGATGCTCGAAATTAATCCTGCACCGATTTTGATTATTGAGGGTCTATTTATATATCACTATACAGAAGTAAATAAGCTGATTGATCATCGTATTTTTTTGGATGCCGATCAAGATATCGCTTTTGAGCGTCGCTTGAAGCGCGATCTGATTGAGCGTGGATATTTAGAAGATGATATTCGTTATAAATGGGTCAACCATGTTTTACCCTCTTACAGCGAATTCCTTTTACCTTACCGAGATAGTTGCGATCAAGTGATCATCAATAACACCGATGACCCCGAACCTATCTGGAAGATAACAGATGATATCTGTGAGGATCTAAAAAAGAAAATATACAAATAA